One Planktothrix serta PCC 8927 DNA segment encodes these proteins:
- a CDS encoding cyclic nucleotide-binding domain-containing protein gives MAAQAPSTPEVELAKLLIESNYLFRDLEINWLAQYLSPDLAVEKLYSNRPVYTAFRPNIFLDVLYIIMSGGPIIIRSTPLDRIITISYPGGCFGMRNLPFSFGQMSRAFPSLVEAYKTTEVIKLPLDTLKAIYENSEVVRERYDKFFELREKFQYHLLNCSSYPPQAVAALLRALVYQERSLGNQPQSDGVYTFDLPIDVIARCCQLNHRTVEQVLKGMQKVKLIEVAKSNDTSEDIIRVLDPEELKSTYSATRDKVSWWPLK, from the coding sequence ATGGCAGCACAAGCACCTTCAACACCTGAAGTCGAGTTAGCAAAACTTTTGATTGAGAGTAACTACCTCTTTCGAGACTTAGAGATTAACTGGCTGGCTCAGTATCTTTCCCCAGACCTCGCTGTAGAAAAGCTGTATTCTAACCGTCCTGTATATACGGCTTTTCGTCCTAATATTTTTTTAGATGTTCTCTACATTATTATGAGTGGGGGGCCAATTATTATCCGCAGTACCCCCCTAGACCGGATTATTACCATTAGCTATCCGGGGGGATGTTTTGGGATGAGAAATCTTCCTTTTAGTTTTGGCCAGATGAGTCGGGCGTTTCCCAGTTTAGTCGAAGCTTACAAAACCACCGAGGTGATTAAATTACCCCTCGATACCCTGAAAGCCATTTATGAGAATAGCGAAGTGGTGCGGGAGCGTTACGATAAATTTTTTGAACTGCGAGAAAAATTTCAGTATCATTTACTCAATTGTAGTTCCTATCCTCCTCAAGCGGTTGCGGCACTGTTAAGAGCTTTGGTTTATCAAGAACGCAGTTTAGGAAATCAACCTCAGTCCGATGGGGTTTATACGTTTGATTTACCCATTGATGTGATTGCGCGTTGCTGTCAATTAAACCATCGCACTGTTGAACAAGTTCTCAAGGGAATGCAAAAAGTTAAATTAATTGAAGTAGCAAAATCTAATGATACCTCAGAAGATATTATTCGAGTCCTTGACCCGGAAGAACTCAAATCAACTTATAGTGCGACCCGTGATAAAGTTTCCTGGTGGCCTTTGAAGTAA